The following are encoded together in the Adhaeribacter arboris genome:
- a CDS encoding PVC-type heme-binding CxxCH protein has product MKFKNLSRTQSSFTQHPFFKPGAGLVLTAVLSASLAFNLNKANLFFADPDTDGLETAAGLETKTFATAPMTLNLTNMDIDAKGRVWVTEAVNYRLQHNPENKARTEGDRILILEDVDGDGKADKQKVFYQGKDVDAALGIAVMGNKVMVSASPNVFVFTDTDGDDKADKKEVLFTGIGGVQHDHGMHTFTFGPDGKLYFNFGNEGKQIKDKNGTPIVDQAGNVVADNGKPYRQGMVFRCNPDVSEFEVLAHNFRNNYEVAVDSYGTLWQSDNDDDGNRGVRINYVLPYGNYGYQDEKTGAGWSAYRTGLETEIPLRHWHLNDPGAVPNLLQTGAGSPTGMLIYEGKLLPAQFQNQMIHSDAGPNVVRAYPVTPDGAGYKAEIVNIVKGVKDQWFRPSDVTVAPDGSLFIADWYDPGVGGHQQGETQKGRVFRVAPPNTPYTVPKMDLSNAAGAVKALQSPNLDTRYQAYTTLQQMGRKGEKALAKLWKTGESRQRARTLWLLSKINGRGEKYLKQAYQDKDDNIRITALRAAQELKLDVIPTLKAWAKDANPQVRREVALALRYNKSPEAPAIWADLASQYDGKDRWYLETLGISSDLQADAFFTAWTSKNGGDITKAADRDIIWRSRSAEALPKLAQIIQNTSNAAELPHYFRAFDFQANSPAKQQALASLLEGNSPVQNQITTLALQASDQSAQKDAKFQAALRRTIEASRGTKQFVMLLEQYGLPEFNQDLQALALTNPESEMARDAARALVKAPGGIDAVAKAFNSKDQQVALGMMTAVGNYESGKVKDLLQAVMLDTKRPLEIRQLALRKLGSGGSGEDRLVELVKNKQIPTELEETAGTILLRAWRPDIKEVAAIYFKKPSREGKPLPPIAQLATLTGDPANGKAVFAQTCSVCHKVNNEGAWFGPELSEIGSKLPKQALYTAILHPDAGISFGYEGYTLKLKDGSQVVGIISSQTEDKLDLRLPGGAVMSYAMKDIASKKQMDKSLMPANLQQGISEKELMNLVEYLSSLKRATAKN; this is encoded by the coding sequence CTAACCAACATGGATATTGATGCCAAAGGTCGGGTATGGGTAACCGAAGCCGTTAATTACCGGCTCCAGCATAATCCGGAAAATAAAGCCCGGACCGAAGGCGACCGGATTTTAATTCTGGAAGACGTGGACGGCGACGGCAAAGCGGATAAACAAAAAGTATTTTACCAGGGTAAAGACGTAGACGCAGCTCTAGGCATTGCCGTCATGGGCAACAAAGTGATGGTCTCGGCTTCCCCGAATGTATTTGTGTTTACCGATACCGACGGCGATGACAAAGCCGATAAAAAAGAAGTTTTGTTTACCGGTATTGGCGGCGTGCAGCACGACCACGGCATGCACACTTTCACTTTCGGACCGGACGGTAAATTGTATTTTAATTTCGGTAACGAAGGCAAGCAAATCAAAGACAAGAACGGAACTCCCATTGTAGACCAGGCTGGTAACGTAGTAGCCGATAACGGCAAACCTTACCGCCAGGGCATGGTTTTCCGGTGCAACCCCGATGTCAGTGAGTTTGAGGTATTGGCGCATAATTTCCGGAATAACTACGAAGTAGCCGTGGATTCGTACGGTACCTTGTGGCAATCGGATAATGACGATGATGGCAACCGGGGCGTGCGGATTAACTACGTGCTGCCCTACGGTAATTACGGCTACCAGGACGAGAAGACCGGCGCCGGCTGGAGCGCTTACCGTACCGGCTTAGAAACCGAAATACCTTTGCGCCATTGGCATTTGAACGACCCGGGAGCCGTACCCAATTTACTGCAAACCGGCGCGGGCAGCCCTACCGGGATGCTCATTTACGAAGGCAAATTATTGCCCGCCCAGTTTCAGAACCAAATGATTCATTCCGATGCCGGTCCTAACGTAGTACGGGCTTATCCGGTAACTCCCGATGGCGCCGGTTACAAAGCCGAGATTGTAAATATTGTGAAAGGCGTGAAAGATCAGTGGTTCCGGCCTTCGGATGTTACCGTAGCTCCGGATGGTTCTTTGTTCATTGCCGACTGGTACGATCCGGGAGTAGGTGGTCACCAGCAAGGTGAAACGCAGAAAGGACGCGTTTTCCGGGTGGCGCCACCAAATACGCCTTACACGGTGCCTAAAATGGATTTAAGTAATGCCGCCGGAGCCGTTAAAGCTTTGCAAAGCCCAAACCTGGATACCCGTTATCAGGCGTATACGACACTGCAGCAAATGGGCCGGAAAGGCGAAAAAGCACTGGCTAAACTCTGGAAAACCGGGGAATCCCGCCAGCGGGCCCGGACTTTGTGGTTACTCAGCAAAATAAACGGCCGGGGCGAGAAATATTTAAAACAAGCTTACCAGGATAAAGATGATAATATCCGGATTACGGCTCTGCGGGCGGCACAGGAACTAAAGCTGGATGTTATCCCAACTTTAAAAGCCTGGGCGAAGGATGCGAATCCGCAGGTTCGCCGGGAAGTAGCCTTGGCTTTACGATACAATAAATCCCCGGAAGCGCCCGCTATTTGGGCCGATTTAGCCAGCCAATACGATGGCAAGGACCGTTGGTACCTGGAAACTTTAGGAATTAGTTCTGATTTACAAGCGGATGCTTTCTTTACGGCCTGGACCAGCAAGAACGGTGGCGATATAACCAAAGCGGCTGATCGCGACATTATCTGGCGTTCCCGGTCCGCGGAAGCTTTACCTAAATTAGCTCAGATTATTCAAAATACCAGCAATGCTGCTGAACTGCCGCATTATTTCCGGGCTTTCGACTTTCAGGCTAATTCACCGGCGAAACAACAAGCCTTAGCCAGTTTACTGGAGGGCAATAGCCCGGTGCAAAATCAGATTACTACCTTGGCTTTACAAGCCAGCGATCAGTCGGCCCAGAAAGATGCGAAGTTCCAGGCGGCTCTGCGCCGGACCATTGAAGCTTCGCGGGGCACCAAGCAATTTGTAATGCTGTTGGAGCAATACGGTTTACCGGAATTTAATCAAGATTTACAAGCCCTGGCTCTAACCAACCCGGAAAGCGAAATGGCCCGGGATGCGGCTCGCGCCCTAGTAAAAGCTCCCGGCGGAATAGATGCCGTAGCCAAAGCTTTTAACAGTAAAGACCAGCAGGTTGCCTTAGGCATGATGACGGCCGTAGGAAATTATGAGAGCGGTAAAGTAAAAGATTTGTTGCAAGCGGTAATGCTGGATACCAAACGCCCGCTGGAAATCCGGCAATTAGCTTTGCGTAAACTGGGCTCCGGTGGCAGCGGCGAAGATCGCTTAGTAGAACTGGTTAAAAATAAACAAATTCCCACTGAATTAGAAGAAACAGCGGGTACCATTCTGTTACGCGCCTGGCGACCAGATATTAAAGAAGTAGCGGCTATTTACTTTAAAAAACCTAGCCGGGAAGGCAAACCCTTACCTCCTATTGCTCAGTTAGCTACCTTAACCGGTGACCCGGCAAACGGGAAAGCAGTTTTTGCCCAAACGTGCAGCGTTTGCCACAAAGTAAACAACGAAGGCGCCTGGTTTGGTCCGGAATTATCGGAAATTGGCAGCAAATTACCAAAACAAGCTTTATACACCGCTATTTTGCACCCCGATGCCGGCATTAGTTTTGGCTACGAAGGCTATACTTTAAAACTAAAAGACGGCAGCCAGGTGGTAGGCATTATTTCGAGCCAAACCGAAGATAAATTAGATTTGCGTTTGCCCGGTGGAGCGGTAATGAGCTATGCCATGAAAGATATTGCGTCTAAAAAACAAATGGATAAATCGCTGATGCCGGCCAACCTGCAACAAGGAATTTCGGAGAAGGAGTTGATGAACCTGGTGGAATATTTAAGCTCTCTGAAACGAGCAACGGCCAAAAACTAA
- the folK gene encoding 2-amino-4-hydroxy-6-hydroxymethyldihydropteridine diphosphokinase, protein MPTTYLLLGSNLCNREDYLLQARNLIGAQIGEIQQQSGIYETAAWGVKNQQAFLNQVLAVETTLAPEELLREINFLEAELGRVRRERWGARVIDMDILYYANVVLQTQRLTIPHPELQNRRFTLVPLTEIAPDFTHPILELSNQQLLEQCPDDLTVKRFQ, encoded by the coding sequence ATGCCAACCACTTATTTATTATTAGGTAGTAACCTGTGCAACCGCGAAGATTATTTATTACAAGCCCGAAATTTAATTGGGGCTCAAATAGGAGAAATACAGCAACAATCCGGAATTTACGAAACCGCTGCCTGGGGCGTGAAAAATCAACAAGCTTTCCTGAACCAGGTGCTGGCCGTAGAAACAACTTTAGCGCCCGAAGAACTTTTAAGAGAAATAAATTTTCTGGAAGCCGAACTAGGCCGGGTACGGCGGGAACGCTGGGGAGCCCGCGTTATTGATATGGATATTCTTTATTACGCCAACGTAGTTCTGCAAACGCAACGCCTCACTATTCCGCACCCCGAGTTACAAAACCGGCGTTTTACTTTAGTTCCTCTCACCGAAATTGCCCCTGATTTTACGCATCCAATTCTGGAACTCAGCAACCAGCAATTACTGGAACAATGTCCGGATGATTTAACAGTAAAGCGCTTTCAGTAA
- a CDS encoding alpha/beta hydrolase family protein, which translates to MNSIQKIDFVLTPAHGRSFGVDARLIRSGQAKPVVIFVHGFKGFKDWGHFNLLADYFAQQEFVFIKLNLSHNGTTLDSEDLTDMEAFGQNNFSIELEDLRTLIDYLFRSPNDLPPEEVNLDKLYLIGHSRGGGLVILKAAEEPRVKAVAGWAPISDLAMRWPEQVLTDWQKNGVHYIYNSRINQDMPLYYQLVEDFRANHSRLDIPSVVTRLKQPLFIIHAEDDETLPVSMAHELKANQPATEVIILPAGGHTFGGKHPFPETTLPPAAQFVADQTITFFRKL; encoded by the coding sequence ATGAACTCCATTCAAAAAATAGATTTTGTATTAACCCCGGCGCATGGCCGGTCTTTCGGGGTAGATGCCCGCTTAATCCGTAGCGGGCAAGCTAAACCGGTAGTGATTTTTGTGCATGGTTTTAAAGGTTTTAAAGATTGGGGACATTTTAATCTGCTCGCCGATTATTTTGCGCAGCAAGAATTTGTGTTTATCAAACTTAACTTATCGCATAACGGCACTACCCTCGACAGCGAGGACTTAACGGACATGGAAGCTTTTGGGCAAAATAATTTTTCGATTGAACTAGAAGATTTGCGTACCTTAATCGATTATTTATTTCGCTCGCCCAATGATTTACCGCCAGAAGAAGTAAACCTGGATAAACTTTACTTAATTGGCCATAGCCGGGGTGGTGGTTTGGTAATTTTAAAAGCGGCCGAAGAACCGCGGGTAAAAGCCGTAGCAGGTTGGGCACCCATCAGCGATTTGGCGATGCGTTGGCCCGAACAGGTACTCACGGATTGGCAAAAAAATGGGGTACACTACATCTACAACTCCCGCATTAACCAGGATATGCCGCTTTACTACCAATTAGTCGAAGATTTCCGGGCTAACCATTCTCGCCTGGATATACCCTCGGTAGTAACCCGTTTAAAGCAACCTTTATTTATCATTCATGCGGAAGACGACGAAACCCTGCCCGTAAGCATGGCGCACGAACTAAAAGCCAACCAGCCCGCTACCGAAGTAATTATTCTACCGGCAGGCGGACATACTTTCGGCGGTAAACATCCTTTCCCCGAAACTACTTTGCCTCCCGCTGCTCAATTTGTAGCCGACCAAACCATTACTTTCTTCCGGAAACTGTAA
- the fabD gene encoding ACP S-malonyltransferase has protein sequence MKAYIFPGQGSQFSGMGRDLYEQYPAARALFDKANEWLGFNITQTMFTGTDEELKQTNVTQPAIFLHSVAIATVAPDFQPEMVAGHSLGEFSALVANKVLAFEDALLLVAKRAQAMQKACEANPSAMAAILGLDDRTVEEVCSQIENEIVVAANYNSPGQLVISGSNQGVALACEKLKVAGAKRALPLPVGGAFHSPLMQPAEAELAEAIKNTKFNEAICPVYQNVDARPYTDPEQIKQNLIKQLTAPVRWTQTVQNMITDGATLFVECGPGKVLQGLVKKINKDVEVTSAL, from the coding sequence ATGAAAGCCTATATTTTCCCCGGTCAGGGTTCCCAATTTTCCGGCATGGGCCGCGACTTATACGAGCAATATCCGGCTGCCCGGGCCTTATTCGACAAAGCCAATGAATGGCTGGGGTTTAATATAACCCAAACTATGTTTACCGGCACCGACGAAGAGCTGAAGCAAACCAACGTAACCCAGCCGGCCATTTTTTTACATTCCGTGGCTATAGCTACTGTAGCACCCGATTTTCAGCCGGAAATGGTAGCCGGGCATTCTTTAGGTGAGTTTTCGGCGTTGGTGGCGAACAAGGTGCTGGCCTTTGAAGATGCACTCTTACTTGTAGCCAAACGGGCGCAAGCCATGCAGAAAGCCTGCGAGGCGAATCCTTCGGCAATGGCGGCCATTCTGGGTTTAGACGATAGAACCGTGGAAGAAGTATGCAGCCAGATAGAAAACGAAATAGTGGTAGCAGCTAATTATAACTCGCCGGGGCAACTGGTAATTTCGGGAAGTAACCAGGGCGTGGCATTGGCTTGCGAAAAATTAAAAGTGGCAGGGGCAAAAAGAGCTTTACCTTTACCCGTAGGCGGCGCTTTCCATTCGCCGCTGATGCAACCCGCCGAAGCGGAACTGGCCGAAGCCATCAAAAACACAAAATTTAACGAGGCCATCTGCCCGGTTTACCAGAACGTAGACGCCCGGCCTTACACCGATCCGGAACAGATAAAGCAAAATTTAATCAAACAATTAACCGCACCCGTGCGCTGGACCCAAACCGTACAAAATATGATAACGGATGGCGCTACCTTATTTGTGGAATGCGGTCCCGGTAAGGTTTTGCAAGGATTGGTGAAGAAAATAAATAAAGACGTGGAAGTAACTTCGGCGCTGTAA
- a CDS encoding response regulator: MHSLHKILIVDDDSVTRYLISRVIKQAGISQQILQAGNGEEALQVLYQACSVQACPNLIFLDINMPLMDGFEFLSALQKSTLADSSFKIVILTTSQNPKDVEKAKQYPITAYLEKPFTADQLNRIIAA; this comes from the coding sequence ATGCACTCATTACATAAAATTTTAATAGTAGACGATGATAGTGTGACCCGCTATTTAATTTCCAGGGTTATTAAACAAGCGGGTATAAGTCAGCAAATTCTACAAGCGGGTAACGGCGAAGAGGCCCTCCAGGTACTTTATCAAGCTTGCTCCGTCCAGGCCTGCCCTAATTTGATATTTCTGGACATTAACATGCCTTTAATGGATGGATTTGAGTTCTTAAGCGCCTTGCAAAAGTCAACTTTGGCTGATTCTTCTTTTAAAATTGTTATACTCACTACTTCTCAGAATCCGAAAGATGTGGAAAAAGCTAAGCAGTACCCAATCACTGCTTATTTAGAAAAACCTTTTACGGCCGATCAACTAAACAGGATTATAGCAGCTTAA